Proteins encoded within one genomic window of Desulfovermiculus halophilus DSM 18834:
- the rpsT gene encoding 30S ribosomal protein S20, translated as MANTKQALKRHRQSLKARSRNRVVKSHVKNAVKAVRSAVQANDLDQAREALQRANSVLDKAAGKGVIHKNNAHRRVSRLNKAVNKMAQMQ; from the coding sequence TTGGCAAATACTAAGCAGGCCCTGAAACGGCACCGCCAGAGTCTGAAGGCCCGGTCCAGAAACCGGGTGGTCAAGAGCCATGTGAAGAATGCAGTCAAGGCCGTGCGCAGCGCTGTACAGGCCAATGACCTGGATCAGGCCAGGGAGGCGCTGCAGCGGGCGAACTCAGTTCTGGACAAGGCGGCAGGCAAGGGAGTCATTCACAAGAACAACGCCCATCGCAGGGTGTCCCGCCTGAACAAGGCTGTGAACAAGATGGCCCAGATGCAGTAG
- a CDS encoding HAD family hydrolase, whose amino-acid sequence MSQTASAPCPYDWFFFDFGGVIAEEGFVNGLRSLARAEGIDPDFMLQTGIETVFGTGFVVGRTDEAAFWRELREKTGLRAGNDHCRETILNGFVLRPWMLEIVRRLRRSGRKCAILSDQVGWLDILEERHGFFQHFDRVVNSFYQGKSKRDSSLFTDVLEAVGAQAEHALFVDDSEGNIQRASEQGLATILYRSKNDFLHRLQRLCPIPEDP is encoded by the coding sequence ATGTCCCAGACAGCTTCTGCACCCTGCCCGTATGACTGGTTTTTCTTTGATTTCGGCGGGGTGATCGCAGAGGAAGGATTCGTCAACGGCCTGCGCTCACTGGCCCGGGCCGAAGGCATTGACCCCGATTTCATGCTCCAGACTGGGATCGAGACGGTCTTTGGCACTGGATTCGTTGTGGGCCGAACGGATGAAGCGGCTTTCTGGCGGGAACTGCGGGAAAAAACCGGCCTCCGGGCCGGTAACGACCACTGCCGGGAGACCATTCTAAACGGGTTTGTCCTTCGACCCTGGATGCTGGAGATAGTCCGGCGGCTGCGCAGGTCCGGGCGCAAATGCGCCATTCTCAGCGATCAGGTCGGCTGGCTGGACATCCTGGAAGAACGGCACGGGTTTTTCCAGCACTTCGACCGGGTCGTGAACAGCTTCTATCAGGGGAAGAGCAAGCGCGATTCCAGTCTGTTCACCGATGTTCTGGAGGCGGTCGGAGCTCAAGCAGAGCACGCATTGTTTGTGGATGACAGTGAGGGCAATATCCAACGAGCATCCGAGCAGGGGCTGGCCACGATTTTATACCGATCCAAGAATGATTTTCTGCACCGTCTGCAGAGGTTGTGTCCGATCCCAGAAGATCCGTGA
- a CDS encoding glycoside hydrolase family 3 protein — protein sequence MNKTFTCLLLLGLLILPCSASSQDNENLEAMIGEMLLVGFRGLEVDKTSPIIDDIAQGRVGGVILFDYDVARSSFQRNIASPGQLKALTADLQAASKDTLLIAVDQEGGKVSRLKEKYGFPPRPSQARLGKHNHPELTRRHAEQTAAVLAEMGINLNLAPVVDVNVTPDNPVIGGLGRSFSADPDIVVRHAAEVIAAHREHNVLTALKHFPGHGSSTRDSHHGFTDVTDTWTERELQPYTRLFQSPDADMVMTAHVFNARLDPNWPATLSAETLDRLLRREMGFEGVIISDDMQMGAIRDSYSLKTALERTILAGTDLIIFGNNLVYEPDIAQRCIQIISGLVRENRIPASRIQQSYERIRQLKTSLQNGLLTPNRSALLPKVQGALSSEAVTSHFAHSWR from the coding sequence ATGAACAAAACATTCACCTGCCTCCTGCTCCTGGGGCTTCTCATACTGCCATGTTCGGCAAGCTCCCAGGACAACGAGAACCTGGAGGCCATGATCGGAGAGATGCTCCTGGTCGGCTTCCGGGGCCTGGAAGTGGACAAGACAAGTCCGATCATTGATGACATTGCCCAGGGCCGGGTCGGCGGGGTGATCCTTTTCGACTACGATGTGGCCCGGAGCAGCTTCCAGCGAAATATCGCCTCTCCCGGGCAGCTCAAGGCCCTGACCGCCGATCTTCAGGCCGCGAGCAAGGACACCCTGCTTATCGCCGTGGACCAGGAAGGAGGCAAGGTATCCCGGCTGAAGGAAAAATACGGCTTTCCGCCCAGGCCTTCCCAGGCCCGGCTTGGAAAACACAACCACCCCGAGCTGACCCGCAGGCATGCGGAGCAGACAGCAGCCGTCCTGGCCGAGATGGGGATCAACCTGAACCTGGCTCCGGTGGTGGACGTAAACGTCACCCCGGACAACCCGGTCATCGGCGGCCTGGGGCGCAGCTTTTCTGCTGATCCGGACATTGTGGTCCGCCACGCAGCTGAAGTGATCGCCGCCCACAGGGAGCACAATGTACTCACCGCGCTGAAGCATTTTCCCGGCCACGGCAGCTCAACCCGGGATTCCCATCACGGGTTCACCGATGTCACCGATACCTGGACAGAAAGAGAGCTCCAGCCCTATACCCGGCTGTTCCAGTCCCCGGACGCGGATATGGTCATGACCGCCCATGTGTTCAACGCCCGCCTGGATCCGAACTGGCCGGCCACCCTGTCCGCCGAGACCCTGGACCGCCTGTTGCGCCGGGAGATGGGCTTTGAGGGGGTCATCATCTCAGATGACATGCAGATGGGGGCCATCCGGGACAGCTACAGCTTAAAGACCGCCCTGGAACGGACCATCCTGGCCGGAACAGACCTGATCATCTTCGGCAACAACCTGGTTTATGAGCCGGATATTGCCCAGCGGTGCATACAGATTATCAGCGGCCTGGTCCGTGAAAACCGCATCCCAGCCTCCCGCATCCAGCAGTCCTATGAGCGGATCCGGCAGCTGAAAACCTCCCTGCAGAACGGCCTGCTCACACCTAATCGCTCAGCCCTCCTTCCCAAAGTTCAGGGGGCCTTGTCCAGCGAGGCGGTAACCAGCCATTTTGCTCACAGTTGGCGATGA
- a CDS encoding SDR family oxidoreductase, which yields MPHIDPDGGPILVLGATGYVGGRLVPRLLNLGYTVRAGARSVNKLACRPYSQHPRMQLAAVDVLDQSSLEQALSGCQAAYYLVHSMQAKGGRFQDLDRTAASNMTRAAEKTGLKRIIYLGGLGEDTDDLSEHLRSRHEVGRILHQGPVPVTFLRAAILLGAGSASFELVRYLVDRLPVMTTPRWVFTQSQPIAVSNVLTYLTGCLQVQATTGETFDIGGPDIVSYRELFDIYAQEAGLHKRIIIPVPLLTPKLSAAWIHLVTPVPAGIAKPLIDGLRNRVVCRENRIQELIPQNLLSCRQAIRQALQKIKQQEVDTCWSDAGELTPPEWVTCGDASYAGGTVLECNYTSTLATTPQALWPSIISLGGEKGWGYANILWTLRGLMDRMIGGIGLARGRRTSTDLRVGDALDFWRVLSLEENKRLQLMAEMKLPGEAIMELEIVDLGQDRCELRLITRFLPRGLLGLAYWYGVYPLHGLVFKGMLRSLAKATKATIIRGPQPFDRSREVCTLPDKPPQT from the coding sequence ATGCCACACATTGATCCCGATGGCGGACCGATCCTTGTCCTTGGCGCCACCGGCTACGTGGGCGGCCGGCTCGTTCCCCGCCTCCTGAACCTGGGCTATACAGTCCGGGCCGGGGCCAGATCAGTGAACAAGCTCGCCTGCCGTCCTTACAGCCAGCACCCGCGCATGCAGCTTGCTGCTGTGGATGTTCTGGACCAGTCCTCCCTGGAGCAGGCCCTGTCCGGCTGCCAGGCCGCCTACTATCTGGTGCATTCCATGCAGGCAAAGGGCGGGAGGTTTCAGGACCTGGACCGTACGGCGGCCTCCAACATGACCCGGGCCGCGGAAAAGACCGGTCTGAAGCGGATCATATACCTTGGCGGACTGGGCGAAGACACAGACGATCTAAGCGAGCATCTGCGCTCCCGCCATGAAGTCGGCCGCATCCTGCACCAGGGCCCGGTGCCAGTCACCTTCCTCCGGGCGGCCATCCTCCTGGGCGCAGGAAGCGCTTCCTTCGAGCTGGTCCGCTACCTGGTGGACCGTCTGCCGGTGATGACCACTCCCCGCTGGGTGTTTACCCAGTCCCAGCCCATAGCCGTCAGCAATGTCCTCACCTATCTCACCGGATGTCTTCAAGTGCAGGCCACCACCGGCGAAACCTTTGATATCGGCGGCCCGGATATCGTCAGCTACCGGGAACTGTTCGACATATACGCCCAGGAAGCCGGGCTGCACAAGCGGATCATCATTCCCGTCCCTTTGCTCACCCCCAAGCTCAGCGCGGCCTGGATCCACCTGGTTACCCCTGTCCCGGCCGGGATAGCCAAGCCTCTGATCGATGGGCTGCGCAACAGGGTCGTCTGCCGGGAAAACCGGATCCAGGAGCTCATTCCCCAGAACCTGCTTTCCTGCCGCCAGGCCATCCGCCAGGCCCTGCAGAAGATCAAGCAGCAGGAAGTGGACACCTGCTGGTCGGACGCCGGAGAGCTCACCCCCCCGGAGTGGGTGACCTGCGGGGATGCCTCCTATGCCGGGGGGACTGTTCTGGAGTGCAACTACACATCAACCCTGGCCACGACTCCGCAAGCCCTGTGGCCGTCCATCATCAGCCTGGGCGGAGAGAAGGGCTGGGGCTACGCAAATATCCTGTGGACCCTGCGCGGGCTCATGGACCGGATGATCGGCGGCATCGGCCTGGCCAGGGGGCGGCGGACGTCCACAGACCTGCGGGTCGGAGACGCTCTGGATTTCTGGCGGGTCCTGTCCCTGGAAGAAAACAAGCGTCTGCAGCTCATGGCCGAGATGAAACTGCCCGGGGAGGCCATCATGGAACTGGAGATAGTGGACCTCGGCCAGGACCGGTGTGAGCTCCGGCTGATTACCCGCTTTCTGCCCCGGGGGCTGTTGGGCCTTGCCTACTGGTACGGAGTCTACCCCCTGCACGGCCTGGTCTTTAAGGGCATGCTCCGGTCTCTGGCCAAAGCCACCAAGGCCACGATCATCCGCGGACCACAACCTTTTGACCGCAGCCGGGAGGTGTGCACCCTGCCGGACAAGCCACCCCAAACATAA
- a CDS encoding adenylate kinase, with protein MNCLIFGPNGSGKGTQGSLVKDKLNIAHIESGAIFREHINQGTDLGKKAKAYIDKGELVPDDITIPMVLETLKDKGKNGWLLDGFPRNIVQAKKLWEALQEAGMSLDYVIEITLDRQVAKNRIMGRRLCVNDPNHPNNIYIDAIKPDGDKCRVCGGELKARSDDQDEAAIDKRHDIYYDTESGTLAAAYFFKDLANQGKTKYIELDGAGDIQSIKQKLADQLS; from the coding sequence ATGAACTGTCTGATTTTCGGCCCCAACGGCAGCGGCAAGGGCACCCAGGGCTCCCTGGTCAAAGACAAACTGAACATCGCCCACATCGAATCCGGAGCCATTTTCCGGGAACACATCAATCAAGGCACAGACCTGGGCAAAAAGGCCAAGGCCTACATCGACAAAGGCGAGCTGGTTCCAGACGACATCACTATCCCCATGGTCCTGGAGACCTTGAAGGACAAAGGGAAGAACGGATGGCTGCTGGACGGTTTCCCCCGGAATATCGTTCAGGCCAAAAAGCTGTGGGAGGCCCTGCAGGAAGCCGGCATGAGCCTGGACTACGTCATTGAGATCACCCTGGACCGCCAGGTGGCCAAGAACCGGATCATGGGCCGCAGACTGTGCGTCAACGACCCCAACCATCCCAACAACATCTATATCGACGCGATTAAGCCGGATGGAGACAAGTGCCGGGTGTGCGGAGGCGAGCTGAAGGCCCGCTCCGACGACCAGGACGAGGCGGCCATAGACAAACGCCACGACATTTACTATGATACCGAAAGCGGAACTCTGGCCGCAGCCTACTTTTTCAAAGATCTGGCCAATCAGGGCAAAACCAAGTACATCGAGCTCGATGGTGCCGGAGATATTCAAAGCATCAAGCAGAAGCTGGCTGATCAGCTGAGCTGA
- the thiE gene encoding thiamine phosphate synthase yields MLNFVDASLYLVISRSDCRGQNIFHVLEQAVQGGVTLVQLREKEMPTRDLVALAKEMKAFLARHSIPLIINDRVGVALAVGADGVHVGQDDMHPLDVRPLIGPNRVLGLSINTEEQLREARSLPVDYLGLGPIFPTQTKKDCKPALGLKGLAAMCRKKHLPAVGIGGITARNAAQVMAAGAEGIAVVSAICGANSPMDAAAELKRLTAE; encoded by the coding sequence ATGCTAAACTTCGTAGACGCTTCCCTGTATCTGGTCATCAGCCGCAGCGACTGCCGGGGGCAAAACATCTTCCATGTCCTGGAGCAGGCGGTCCAGGGCGGAGTGACCCTGGTCCAGCTGCGGGAAAAAGAGATGCCCACCCGGGACCTGGTAGCCCTGGCCAAAGAGATGAAGGCCTTTCTGGCCCGGCACAGCATCCCCCTGATCATCAACGACCGGGTCGGCGTCGCCCTGGCTGTCGGCGCGGACGGCGTGCACGTGGGCCAGGATGACATGCACCCGCTGGACGTTCGCCCTCTGATCGGTCCGAACCGGGTCCTCGGCCTGTCCATTAACACCGAAGAGCAGCTGCGCGAAGCCCGGTCCCTGCCGGTGGACTATCTGGGCCTGGGCCCCATATTCCCCACCCAGACCAAAAAGGACTGCAAGCCGGCCTTGGGACTCAAAGGCCTGGCCGCAATGTGCAGAAAAAAACACCTCCCTGCTGTGGGCATCGGGGGGATCACGGCCCGCAACGCCGCGCAGGTCATGGCCGCCGGAGCCGAGGGTATCGCCGTGGTTTCAGCCATATGCGGGGCGAACTCCCCCATGGATGCTGCCGCAGAGCTCAAGCGCTTGACCGCGGAATAA